In Aureibaculum algae, the following are encoded in one genomic region:
- a CDS encoding ABC transporter ATP-binding protein, which produces MITNHSHIVLKTENLKIGYQHKKKTLCIADNINISLSKGQFVCLLGKNGIGKSTLIRTLTKVQPQLDGTVFIGAIALESITNIDLAKKMSLVMTERIPESNLTVYELIALGRQPYTNWIGSLTEDDINFIDLAISQTNIKHIIDKRYNELSDGQLQKVMIARALAQNTDLIILDEPTAHLDIQNKVAIFKLLKTLSKKYQKTVLISSHEISLALQLADELLLMNEKGLIAGDTETLIADGSVSTLFSSNLVTFDASSKQFVINTD; this is translated from the coding sequence TTGATTACAAATCATTCACATATCGTATTAAAAACCGAAAATTTAAAAATTGGTTATCAACATAAAAAGAAAACACTTTGTATCGCTGATAACATAAATATTAGCTTATCAAAAGGCCAATTTGTTTGTTTATTAGGAAAAAATGGAATTGGTAAATCTACATTAATTCGCACGTTAACCAAGGTGCAACCGCAACTAGATGGCACTGTTTTCATTGGTGCTATAGCATTAGAGTCTATAACAAATATTGATTTGGCAAAAAAAATGAGCTTGGTGATGACGGAAAGAATTCCAGAAAGCAACCTTACCGTATATGAACTCATTGCCTTAGGAAGACAGCCTTATACCAATTGGATTGGTAGTTTAACTGAAGATGACATTAATTTTATTGATCTTGCGATTTCACAAACCAATATAAAACATATAATTGATAAAAGGTATAATGAACTTAGTGATGGTCAGTTACAAAAAGTAATGATAGCAAGAGCTTTGGCACAGAATACAGATCTTATCATTTTGGATGAACCCACGGCACATTTAGATATTCAGAATAAAGTTGCCATTTTTAAATTATTAAAAACATTATCTAAAAAGTATCAAAAAACAGTTTTAATCTCTTCACATGAAATCTCTTTGGCCCTTCAATTGGCTGATGAATTATTATTAATGAATGAAAAAGGGTTAATTGCTGGGGATACTGAAACTTTAATTGCTGACGGTAGTGTTTCCACATTATTTAGTTCCAATTTAGTAACATTTGATGCGAGTTCTAAACAATTCGTTATAAATACTGATTAA